In the Staphylococcus capitis subsp. capitis genome, one interval contains:
- a CDS encoding type I toxin-antitoxin system Fst family toxin, with protein sequence MSLIFVCIIAPIIVECCVAIFTFWLNNRNK encoded by the coding sequence ATGAGTTTAATATTTGTTTGTATAATAGCACCTATTATAGTAGAGTGCTGTGTTGCGATTTTCACGTTTTGGCTAAACAACCGCAATAAATAA
- a CDS encoding LysR family transcriptional regulator has protein sequence MDFNYMKDFIKVVEYNSLNKASKELNISTPALSKRIKSIENYFDCDLFYRTSKGIFLTKSGNIVFHSFLKMNEQIKDLKNKISNSKNRKIRLGVIPSFSLYKLHERNYLTKNVVLVIENSTSVLIEELYKDNIDVIIGDITNLRNDSLYIEKIYTEDFIVAYADKNKFTNTKQVNVKSLKKENIYIQTPPCDTYNFLKSYSLKDKLHINYVDYYETILANVKANKGITLTPQSLTTRLESMNLYQKKLQNYKRVVGVVSHDKSKMNKIIDIIQSMNRLYNSTTYNS, from the coding sequence ATGGATTTTAATTATATGAAAGACTTCATTAAAGTTGTCGAATACAATAGTTTAAATAAAGCTTCTAAAGAATTGAATATAAGTACACCAGCCTTAAGCAAAAGAATTAAAAGTATTGAAAATTACTTTGACTGTGATTTATTTTATAGAACTTCTAAAGGAATTTTTTTAACTAAAAGTGGAAATATTGTTTTTCATTCATTTTTAAAAATGAACGAGCAAATAAAAGATTTAAAAAATAAAATAAGTAATTCTAAAAATAGAAAAATTAGATTGGGAGTCATACCTAGTTTTTCATTATATAAGTTACATGAGAGGAATTATCTTACTAAAAATGTCGTTTTAGTTATTGAAAATAGTACTTCAGTGTTAATTGAAGAACTTTATAAAGATAATATAGATGTTATTATCGGTGATATTACAAATTTAAGGAATGATTCGCTTTATATAGAAAAAATTTATACTGAAGATTTTATTGTAGCTTATGCTGATAAAAATAAGTTTACAAACACTAAGCAAGTTAATGTAAAATCCTTAAAAAAGGAGAATATTTATATACAAACACCACCATGTGATACATATAATTTTCTTAAAAGTTATTCTCTTAAAGATAAGCTACATATTAATTATGTTGATTATTATGAAACTATATTGGCTAATGTTAAAGCAAATAAAGGTATTACTTTGACCCCCCAATCATTGACTACAAGACTTGAAAGTATGAACTTATATCAAAAAAAATTACAAAATTATAAAAGAGTTGTAGGAGTAGTGTCACATGATAAAAGTAAGATGAATAAAATTATTGATATAATTCAGTCAATGAATAGACTATACAATTCTACTACCTATAATAGTTAA
- a CDS encoding GNAT family N-acetyltransferase yields the protein MIYFSTAEVDDIDSVASFRMILLNNGKSHYGSANNDELLKIKNHFKSWMKKNLKKDDVHIVISKNDDEEIISMGIGIIDNRAPVQGSLNGKSGWISSLIVHPNYRKQGLGKETLNTLIKWFDMNYVSKIILHSTKEGEFLYNKLGFLKDNENIFIKTIY from the coding sequence ATGATTTATTTTTCTACAGCTGAAGTAGATGACATAGATAGTGTCGCAAGCTTTCGTATGATTTTATTAAATAATGGTAAATCACATTATGGAAGTGCAAATAATGATGAACTTTTAAAAATTAAAAATCATTTTAAAAGTTGGATGAAAAAAAATTTAAAAAAAGATGATGTACATATTGTTATAAGTAAGAATGACGACGAAGAAATTATAAGTATGGGGATAGGAATAATTGATAACCGTGCCCCTGTACAAGGATCATTAAATGGTAAAAGTGGTTGGATTTCAAGTCTAATTGTTCATCCTAATTACAGAAAGCAAGGGCTTGGGAAAGAAACATTGAATACATTAATAAAATGGTTTGATATGAACTATGTTTCAAAAATCATTTTACATTCTACTAAAGAAGGCGAATTTTTATACAATAAATTAGGATTCTTAAAAGATAATGAGAATATATTTATTAAAACTATTTATTGA
- a CDS encoding Gfo/Idh/MocA family oxidoreductase, which produces MNVLIIGMGFAGNMYQQVLSHLKKYDNYSLNIAYHSKSRNNFSIKYYSTLRTALKEHKPSLIIVTVNDVYHLEILNELKDFKGTILCEKPLVANQEQLDIIKNSLSNEINLILSTVIRFSRASQKLKNFLKNRKTSIKKINFVWKKNRINDYRPTVGVISEVIHPLDTIQWLLDKNINIQNTLTTSSNYSVDRNKKTLDSVFILGETDDKEVISGYSSFISLQVERSIEIVLKDLELDTHFFITLTFDKDEWFSDKLIIFQEDQEGYKEIINFNSMDIKTHYSKKIERTLLMVKNILNSEMKSTDLCLKEDTFSIQSLLNDISKNEPKSEIDYDFSSKNILKKNSTTFDRIG; this is translated from the coding sequence ATGAATGTTTTGATAATCGGTATGGGGTTTGCAGGAAATATGTATCAACAAGTTTTATCCCATCTAAAAAAATATGATAATTACTCATTGAATATAGCTTATCACTCAAAAAGTAGAAACAATTTTTCAATAAAATACTACTCAACTCTTAGAACTGCACTTAAAGAACATAAACCTTCTTTAATAATTGTTACCGTAAATGATGTATATCATTTAGAAATTTTAAATGAACTTAAAGATTTTAAGGGAACTATTTTATGCGAAAAACCTCTTGTTGCTAATCAAGAGCAATTAGACATAATAAAAAATTCTCTTTCTAATGAAATCAATTTAATTTTAAGTACCGTTATTCGTTTCTCACGTGCGTCTCAAAAACTAAAGAATTTTTTAAAGAATAGAAAAACTTCCATAAAAAAAATAAATTTTGTTTGGAAAAAAAATAGAATTAATGATTACCGTCCCACAGTAGGAGTTATCAGTGAAGTTATTCATCCTTTAGATACCATTCAATGGCTTTTAGACAAAAATATTAATATCCAAAATACATTAACGACTTCATCTAATTATTCTGTTGATAGAAATAAAAAAACTTTAGATAGTGTATTTATTTTAGGAGAAACTGATGATAAAGAAGTTATTTCTGGATACAGTAGCTTTATTAGTTTACAAGTCGAGCGATCTATTGAAATTGTGTTAAAGGATCTAGAACTAGATACACATTTTTTTATTACATTAACTTTTGACAAAGACGAATGGTTCTCAGATAAATTAATTATTTTTCAAGAAGATCAGGAAGGTTATAAAGAAATAATTAACTTTAATAGTATGGATATTAAGACTCATTATAGTAAAAAAATAGAACGCACATTACTAATGGTTAAAAATATTTTAAATAGTGAAATGAAATCTACTGATCTTTGTTTAAAAGAGGATACATTTAGTATCCAATCATTACTTAATGACATTTCAAAAAATGAGCCTAAAAGTGAAATTGACTATGATTTTTCTTCAAAGAACATTTTAAAAAAGAATTCAACAACATTCGATAGGATAGGATAA
- a CDS encoding MFS transporter, translating into MKKIWILTIGMFALGMDAYIVAGLIPSISQSFNKNSSAIGQGVTVFTLFFSISAPIFSTILAKSPVKKILVIAISVFTLANIITAISMNYTVYIISRAIAGLGAGVFSPIAISASNHLVSEKHKGKAIAFTVGGMSVGTVIGVPLGLEISKLSNWRFAMLVIIVISFIALISISILMPKFKIQAPPNLKDRFQLFLNRHVLRVISVTLCAAVASLGLYTYLADIIKANTDIKSLTYYLTAWGIGGLIGSFGIGFVIDKFKNTRLVMLIILILLALSFVLIPVSIKLPLLGLLPFILWGAMGWATQAPQQHILLKNHPKHGGSAVALNSSINYLGSAIGSAIGGIILFNVNNTNVLIYSALGITIIGILLQLLNISIDREKL; encoded by the coding sequence ATGAAAAAAATATGGATTTTAACTATAGGTATGTTTGCCTTAGGTATGGATGCCTACATTGTAGCTGGATTAATACCTTCAATAAGTCAAAGTTTTAACAAAAATAGTTCTGCTATTGGTCAGGGAGTAACAGTTTTCACATTATTTTTCTCTATTTCTGCACCAATTTTTTCAACAATATTAGCTAAATCGCCAGTAAAAAAAATATTAGTGATAGCAATCAGTGTATTTACTTTAGCCAATATTATAACCGCAATATCTATGAACTACACGGTATACATCATATCAAGAGCAATCGCTGGATTAGGAGCTGGCGTATTCTCACCAATAGCGATAAGTGCAAGTAATCATTTAGTTTCAGAAAAGCATAAAGGAAAAGCAATCGCATTTACAGTAGGTGGAATGAGTGTAGGAACTGTCATAGGAGTGCCTCTTGGACTAGAAATTTCGAAGCTTTCTAATTGGAGATTTGCGATGTTGGTTATTATTGTCATTAGCTTTATTGCATTGATAAGTATTTCTATACTGATGCCTAAATTTAAAATACAGGCTCCTCCAAATTTAAAAGATCGTTTTCAATTATTCCTAAACAGACACGTCCTAAGAGTTATTTCAGTCACATTATGTGCTGCTGTCGCTAGTCTAGGTTTGTATACTTATTTGGCCGATATCATTAAAGCAAATACGGATATAAAAAGTTTAACTTATTACCTTACAGCCTGGGGCATAGGTGGATTAATAGGAAGTTTTGGCATAGGTTTTGTTATAGATAAATTTAAAAATACAAGACTTGTTATGTTGATTATTTTAATTTTATTAGCATTAAGTTTTGTTTTAATTCCTGTTTCTATCAAATTACCTCTATTAGGCTTACTACCCTTTATTCTATGGGGGGCTATGGGATGGGCTACACAAGCACCCCAACAACATATACTACTAAAAAATCATCCTAAACATGGAGGTTCTGCTGTAGCTTTAAATAGTTCTATTAATTATTTAGGCAGTGCTATTGGATCAGCAATCGGAGGAATTATTTTATTTAATGTTAATAATACAAACGTACTAATATATAGCGCTTTAGGAATTACTATTATTGGTATTTTATTACAATTGTTAAATATTTCTATAGATAGGGAGAAATTATAG
- the hemA gene encoding 5-aminolevulinate synthase, translating into MYKEQSIALLNDLKSSNQYREFKEINRIAGKYPSAYNFNNKINVFCSNDYLGMSQNKEIMLSMIDAIIKLGAGAGGSRNIGGSHKYFSMLENMLAEWHQKESALVFPTGYSSNDASIQCLLRKFPEMIVFSDSKNHASIINGIRSTKNQKIIFEHNNTYDLESKLKNYSKDTPKIIIFESIYSMDGDVAPIKEIVNLAIKYNALTFLDEVHAVGMYGKTGAGYAELLGISDKIDIIQSTMAKGIGIIGGYITGEKNIIDLIRSFSSGFIFTTALPPCIVAGCITSVNHIRNSNVERINLKEKTKYLREKLSEYNIPVLKESTTHIVPVIIGNSLKCKQASEKLLQEYNIYVQPINYPTVEKGTERFRINVTPNHTHKDIDHLCESIHSIFRELSI; encoded by the coding sequence ATGTATAAAGAACAAAGTATCGCTTTACTTAATGATTTAAAATCTAGTAATCAATATAGAGAATTTAAAGAGATAAATAGAATAGCGGGAAAGTACCCTTCAGCTTATAATTTTAATAATAAAATTAATGTTTTTTGTAGCAATGACTATTTAGGAATGTCACAAAACAAAGAAATTATGCTTTCAATGATAGATGCAATAATTAAGTTAGGCGCTGGAGCTGGGGGCTCTAGAAATATCGGGGGATCACATAAATACTTCTCTATGTTAGAAAATATGTTAGCTGAATGGCATCAAAAGGAAAGTGCACTGGTATTTCCTACTGGATATTCTTCAAATGATGCTAGCATTCAGTGCCTTTTAAGGAAATTTCCTGAAATGATTGTATTTTCAGACTCTAAAAATCATGCTTCTATAATTAATGGCATAAGAAGCACTAAGAATCAAAAGATAATTTTTGAACATAACAATACATATGACTTAGAAAGTAAACTAAAAAATTACTCAAAAGATACACCTAAAATAATCATATTTGAATCTATCTATTCTATGGATGGTGATGTTGCTCCAATTAAAGAGATAGTAAATTTGGCTATTAAATACAATGCTCTAACTTTTTTAGATGAAGTTCATGCAGTAGGTATGTATGGAAAAACAGGAGCAGGATATGCTGAATTATTAGGTATATCAGACAAAATAGATATCATTCAATCAACTATGGCCAAAGGAATCGGCATTATTGGAGGATATATAACAGGTGAAAAAAATATTATTGATTTAATTAGATCATTTTCTTCTGGGTTTATTTTCACTACAGCACTTCCGCCTTGTATAGTAGCAGGTTGTATTACTAGTGTAAACCACATTAGAAATTCTAATGTGGAAAGAATAAATTTAAAAGAAAAGACAAAGTATTTACGAGAAAAATTAAGTGAGTACAATATTCCAGTTCTAAAGGAAAGTACTACACATATCGTTCCTGTAATTATAGGAAATAGTCTAAAATGTAAACAAGCTTCTGAGAAACTTTTACAAGAATATAATATATATGTCCAACCTATTAACTATCCTACGGTAGAAAAAGGTACTGAAAGATTTAGAATTAATGTAACACCTAATCATACCCATAAGGATATTGATCATTTATGTGAATCTATTCATTCAATTTTCAGAGAATTAAGTATTTAA